From the genome of Bradyrhizobium elkanii USDA 76, one region includes:
- a CDS encoding DHA2 family efflux MFS transporter permease subunit, with protein sequence MADTTTASPSMMTGAPESERIQPKRLVAFIIMVFGMFMSILDIQIVSASLSEIQAGLSASSTEVSWVQTAYLIAEVIAIPLSGFLSRALGTRLLFAISAFGFTASSLLCGFASSIEQMILWRALQGFLGAGMIPTVFASAYTIFPRTKFHIVAPIIGLVATLAPTVGPTVGGYITDLMSWHWLFFINIVPGVIITAGVLALVDFDQPNFALLERFDWWGLIFMGGFLGSLEYVLEEGPQYEWLQDTSVAICAAVGFVSAVAFFWRVLTAEEPIVDLYAFSNRNFAVGCVLQFCIGIGLYGLTYVYPRYLAEIRGYSALMIGETMFVSGVTMFFMAPVVGRLMQKVDLRYIIAFGLVTFALGSWQMTWITRDYDFYELLLPQILRGIGMMCAMVPTNNIALATLPQDRVKNASGLFNLMRNLGGAVGLAVINEVLNDRTDLHISRLHDRVTWGNTTAVETLNMFAQRMQGMGDSAVMAMKQLSQIVHRQAAVMGYGDAFFMLSLFYVALSLLVLFVNKPPSMTASGGDAH encoded by the coding sequence ATGGCTGATACGACCACTGCTTCGCCCTCAATGATGACCGGCGCCCCGGAGTCCGAGCGCATCCAGCCGAAGCGGCTGGTTGCCTTCATCATCATGGTGTTCGGCATGTTCATGTCGATCCTGGACATCCAGATCGTCTCGGCCTCGCTGTCCGAGATCCAGGCCGGCCTGTCGGCCTCTTCGACCGAAGTGTCGTGGGTGCAGACCGCCTATCTGATCGCCGAAGTGATCGCGATTCCCTTGTCCGGATTCCTGTCGCGCGCGCTCGGCACAAGGCTGTTGTTTGCGATCTCGGCGTTCGGCTTCACCGCCTCGAGCCTGCTCTGCGGCTTCGCCTCCTCGATCGAGCAGATGATCCTGTGGCGCGCGCTGCAGGGCTTTCTCGGCGCCGGCATGATCCCGACGGTGTTCGCCTCGGCCTACACGATCTTCCCGCGCACCAAATTCCACATCGTGGCGCCGATCATCGGCCTCGTCGCGACGCTGGCGCCGACCGTTGGCCCAACCGTCGGCGGCTACATCACCGACCTGATGTCGTGGCACTGGCTGTTCTTCATCAACATCGTGCCCGGCGTCATCATCACGGCAGGCGTGCTGGCGCTGGTCGATTTCGATCAGCCGAATTTCGCGCTGCTCGAGCGCTTCGACTGGTGGGGCCTGATCTTCATGGGCGGCTTCCTCGGCTCGCTCGAATATGTGCTGGAGGAGGGTCCGCAGTATGAGTGGCTGCAGGACACTTCGGTCGCGATCTGCGCCGCGGTCGGCTTCGTCTCGGCGGTCGCGTTCTTCTGGCGCGTCTTGACCGCGGAGGAGCCGATCGTCGATCTCTACGCCTTCTCCAACCGCAACTTCGCGGTCGGCTGCGTGCTGCAGTTCTGCATCGGCATCGGGCTCTATGGCTTGACTTATGTCTATCCGCGCTATCTCGCCGAGATCCGCGGCTACAGCGCGCTGATGATCGGCGAGACCATGTTCGTCTCCGGCGTCACCATGTTCTTCATGGCGCCCGTGGTCGGACGGCTGATGCAGAAGGTCGATTTGCGCTACATCATCGCCTTCGGCCTCGTGACCTTCGCGCTCGGCTCCTGGCAGATGACCTGGATCACCCGCGACTATGATTTCTACGAGCTGCTGCTGCCGCAGATCCTGCGCGGCATCGGCATGATGTGCGCGATGGTGCCGACCAACAACATCGCGCTCGCCACATTGCCGCAGGATCGCGTCAAGAACGCCTCCGGCCTGTTCAATTTGATGCGCAATCTCGGCGGCGCGGTCGGGCTCGCCGTCATCAACGAGGTGCTCAACGACCGCACCGACCTGCACATCTCGCGGCTGCATGACCGCGTGACCTGGGGCAACACCACCGCGGTCGAGACCCTCAACATGTTCGCCCAGCGCATGCAGGGCATGGGCGATTCCGCCGTCATGGCGATGAAGCAGCTCTCGCAGATCGTGCACCGCCAGGCCGCGGTGATGGGCTATGGCGACGCCTTCTTCATGCTGTCGCTGTTCTATGTCGCGCTCAGCCTTCTGGTGCTGTTCGTCAACAAGCCGCCGTCGATGACCGCGAGCGGCGGCGACGCGCATTAG
- a CDS encoding ABC transporter ATP-binding protein produces the protein MTSLTTKRPAAIRIVLPFVFRHWLEQPLRASAVTAGFLGATAADLFMPVFSGHLVDALTAGATDAAARHAAMLAFGAIVGLGALSLVLRLVGIQTIVPFTLKTMSDVGQQAFMRVQRFSTDWHANSFAGSTVRKITRGMWALDLLNDTILMALLPSVVVLVGSMILLGVHWPQLGAVIAVGSVIYVAMTMVFQVRYVAPAARVSNAWDTKVGGTLADALTCNAVVKSFGAETREDIRLDGVISRWRRRVRRTWFRYNHTSTAQLVVLLCFRASVIGGAILLWAQGRATPGDVTYVLTSYYIIHAYLRDVGMHINNLQRSVNDMEELVQIHGEPLGIVDADDAGTIDIQGGRIVFDDVTFHYGGHRRPLYDGLSVDIDAGERVGLVGRSGSGKTTFVKLVQRLYDVSAGRILIDGQDIAKATQQSLRSQIAIVQQEPILFHRTLAENIAYGRPGAGMEAIEQAARLANAHDFIMRLPKGYGTLVGERGVKLSGGERQRVALARAFLADAPILILDEATSSLDSESEALIQQAMERLMKGRTSIVIAHRLSTVRSMDRILVFDRGEIVEQGTHEVLAARPGGIYRGLFERQATEFGQAAAE, from the coding sequence ATGACCTCTCTGACGACCAAGCGGCCGGCCGCGATCCGGATCGTGCTTCCCTTTGTCTTCCGCCATTGGCTGGAACAGCCGCTCCGTGCCTCCGCGGTGACGGCGGGATTTCTCGGCGCAACCGCGGCCGACCTGTTCATGCCGGTGTTTTCCGGCCATCTGGTCGACGCGCTGACCGCGGGCGCCACTGATGCGGCCGCGCGCCATGCGGCGATGCTGGCGTTCGGCGCCATCGTCGGCCTCGGCGCGCTGTCGCTGGTGCTGCGGCTGGTCGGCATCCAGACCATCGTGCCATTCACGCTGAAGACGATGTCCGATGTCGGGCAGCAGGCCTTCATGCGGGTGCAGCGCTTCTCGACCGACTGGCACGCCAATTCGTTCGCCGGCTCCACCGTGCGCAAGATCACGCGCGGCATGTGGGCGCTCGATTTGCTGAACGACACCATCCTGATGGCGCTGCTGCCGTCGGTCGTGGTGCTGGTCGGCTCGATGATCCTGCTCGGCGTGCATTGGCCGCAGCTCGGCGCGGTGATCGCGGTCGGCTCGGTGATCTATGTCGCGATGACCATGGTGTTCCAGGTGCGCTACGTCGCGCCGGCCGCGCGGGTCTCCAATGCGTGGGACACCAAGGTCGGCGGCACGCTGGCCGACGCCTTGACCTGCAACGCGGTGGTGAAGTCGTTCGGCGCGGAGACGCGCGAGGACATCAGGCTCGATGGCGTCATCAGCCGCTGGCGCCGGCGGGTGCGGCGGACCTGGTTCCGCTACAACCACACCTCGACGGCGCAGCTCGTGGTGCTGCTGTGCTTCCGCGCCTCGGTGATCGGCGGTGCGATCCTGCTGTGGGCGCAGGGCCGCGCCACGCCGGGCGACGTCACCTATGTGCTGACCAGCTACTACATCATCCACGCGTACTTGCGGGATGTCGGCATGCACATCAACAATCTGCAGCGTTCGGTCAACGACATGGAGGAACTGGTGCAGATCCATGGCGAGCCGCTCGGCATCGTCGATGCGGATGACGCCGGGACGATCGACATCCAGGGCGGCCGAATCGTGTTCGACGACGTCACGTTCCACTATGGCGGCCATCGCCGGCCGCTCTATGACGGGCTTTCGGTCGACATCGACGCCGGCGAGCGGGTCGGCCTGGTCGGGCGCTCCGGCTCCGGCAAGACGACCTTCGTCAAGCTGGTGCAGCGGCTCTACGACGTCTCCGCTGGCCGGATCCTGATCGACGGTCAGGACATCGCCAAGGCGACGCAGCAATCGCTGCGCAGCCAGATCGCGATCGTGCAGCAGGAGCCGATCCTGTTCCACCGCACGCTGGCGGAGAACATCGCCTATGGCCGGCCGGGCGCCGGCATGGAGGCGATCGAGCAGGCGGCGCGGCTTGCCAATGCGCACGACTTCATCATGCGGCTGCCGAAGGGCTACGGCACGCTGGTGGGCGAGCGCGGCGTCAAGTTGTCGGGCGGCGAGCGGCAGCGCGTGGCGCTGGCGCGCGCCTTCCTGGCGGATGCGCCGATACTGATCCTGGACGAGGCGACCTCGAGCCTCGATTCGGAATCCGAGGCGCTGATCCAGCAGGCGATGGAACGGCTGATGAAGGGCCGCACCTCGATCGTGATCGCGCACCGTCTCTCCACGGTGCGCAGCATGGATCGCATCCTGGTGTTCGACCGCGGCGAGATCGTCGAGCAGGGCACGCATGAGGTGCTGGCCGCGCGTCCCGGCGGCATCTATCGCGGCCTGTTCGAGCGCCAGGCGACCGAGTTCGGTCAGGCCGCGGCTGAGTGA
- a CDS encoding sulfite exporter TauE/SafE family protein: protein MTPASYAILFFGALAGGFVSGLAGFGTALMALGIWLYVLPPTLAVPLVLVCSVIAQLSTLPSIWKSIDFRLVWPFVIAGLAGVPIGILLIARADPEVFKLTIGVFLLVFPTALFLQRKPMSIAFGGKWADGAIGFAGGILGGLAGLSGPLPILWASVRGWGKQQRRGVFQIFNFTILAAALCVQIASGLVKPELIWLVACAFPGTLLGAWLGARLYHALSDRNFSDVVLLLLFLSGVALVWNGLAPK, encoded by the coding sequence ATGACTCCGGCAAGCTATGCGATCCTGTTCTTCGGCGCGCTTGCCGGCGGTTTCGTCTCCGGCCTTGCCGGCTTCGGCACCGCGCTGATGGCGCTCGGCATCTGGCTCTATGTGCTGCCGCCGACGCTCGCGGTGCCGCTGGTGCTGGTCTGCTCGGTCATCGCGCAACTCTCGACGCTGCCGTCGATCTGGAAGAGCATCGATTTCCGTCTGGTCTGGCCGTTCGTCATCGCAGGCCTCGCGGGCGTGCCGATCGGCATCCTGCTGATCGCGCGGGCCGATCCTGAAGTCTTCAAGCTGACCATCGGCGTCTTCCTGCTGGTGTTCCCGACCGCGTTGTTCCTGCAGCGCAAGCCGATGTCGATCGCCTTCGGCGGCAAATGGGCCGACGGCGCGATCGGATTTGCCGGCGGCATCCTCGGCGGCCTCGCCGGACTGTCCGGCCCGCTGCCGATCCTGTGGGCCAGCGTGCGCGGCTGGGGCAAGCAGCAGCGCCGCGGCGTGTTCCAGATCTTCAACTTCACGATCCTGGCGGCCGCGCTTTGCGTGCAGATCGCCAGCGGCCTCGTGAAGCCCGAGCTCATCTGGCTGGTGGCGTGCGCGTTTCCGGGGACGCTGCTCGGCGCCTGGCTCGGCGCGCGGCTCTATCACGCGCTCAGCGACCGCAATTTCTCCGACGTCGTGCTGCTGCTGCTGTTCCTGTCCGGCGTCGCGCTGGTGTGGAACGGACTGGCGCCGAAATAA
- a CDS encoding alpha/beta fold hydrolase, translating into MTANSQKTFLVCHGAWSAGWAWKKMHSLMQAAGHRLVTPSYTGLGERAHLAHQGLDLEAHIQDVLSVISYEDLHDIVLIGHSYGGMVATGVADRVRERIAQMIYIDAFVPRDGQSLFDLNESAIETMREFASDGDGWRIPPMPVPPDTSAADVEWLTARRVDMPIKCFEQKLRLKHGETSLPRSYIYATRATQADTFRQFANRIKNEAGWRYFEIDASHSPNVTAPEALMAMLMEIAA; encoded by the coding sequence ATGACTGCGAATTCGCAAAAAACCTTTCTGGTCTGTCACGGCGCCTGGTCGGCAGGCTGGGCATGGAAGAAGATGCATTCCCTAATGCAGGCCGCCGGGCATCGGCTGGTCACGCCGAGCTACACCGGGCTCGGTGAGCGCGCGCACCTTGCGCATCAAGGGCTCGACCTCGAAGCGCATATCCAGGATGTGCTCAGCGTCATCAGTTACGAGGACCTGCACGACATCGTGCTGATCGGGCACTCCTATGGCGGCATGGTCGCGACCGGCGTCGCCGACCGGGTGCGCGAGCGCATCGCGCAGATGATCTATATCGACGCCTTCGTGCCGCGCGACGGCCAGTCGCTGTTCGATCTCAACGAATCGGCCATCGAGACCATGCGTGAGTTCGCGAGCGATGGCGACGGCTGGCGTATTCCGCCGATGCCGGTGCCGCCGGACACGTCCGCCGCCGACGTCGAATGGCTGACCGCGCGGCGCGTCGACATGCCGATCAAATGCTTCGAGCAGAAATTGAGGTTGAAGCACGGCGAGACGAGCCTGCCACGCAGCTACATCTACGCCACCCGCGCCACGCAGGCCGACACGTTCCGCCAGTTCGCCAACCGCATCAAGAACGAAGCCGGCTGGCGTTATTTCGAGATCGACGCCAGCCATTCGCCGAACGTCACCGCGCCGGAGGCGCTGATGGCGATGCTCATGGAGATTGCCGCCTAG
- a CDS encoding arylsulfatase has translation MHCPKAVSALTLGLLISTSALAQQNTAAPGSPSATAAIDGRQLPPPDPKFGGVIKDGALQSKPWWPPRVAPPKDAPNVLLIITDDAGFGVPSTFGGVIPTPTMDRIANEGLRYNRVFSTALCSPTRAALITGRNHHSAGFGVISEQSTGFPGYNSIIGKDKATIGRILLDNGYGTSWFGKDHNTPVYTASQVGPFDQWPIGMGFEYFYGFVGGDANQWEPNLFRNTTQIYPFQGKPPGTWNLVTAMADDAIDWMTRMHQTDPSKPLFIKYAPGATHAPHHPTKDWVDKISAMHLFDDGYEKVRERILENQKRLGVVPKDTKLAPWPKEMLKPWDQLSADEKKLFIRQVEVFAAYAAYSDHEIGRVIQQFQDLGRLDNTLVIYINGDNGTSAEGGPLGTPNEVAFFNGLNELPVDVQMKFYDVWGTEQTYNHMSAGWSWAFDTPFDWFKQNASRLGGINQNMVVSWPARIKDKGALREQFVHVIDVVPTILEAASIRPPEMVDGIKQAPIEGTSFAYTFDKANAKIASRHKTQYFEMMGQWALYDDGWMLSTKVNRAPWEAFGPANPDPLNNQVFQLYNLNKDFSQTDDIAAQNPQKVKEMRQKFVAEAKKYQVFPLDASVAARIVAPRPNITAGRKEFVYTRPMTGLPQGDSPLLLNASYTITADIDVPQGGAEGMILTSGGRFAGYGFYLLQGKPVFLWNMVDLERIKWEGPDALSPGRHTVEFDFKYEGIGAGTLQYNNFSGLAQPGTGTLKVDGKEVATKRMQKTLPMILQWDESFDVGSDTLTGVNDADYKPPFPLTAKLNKLTIEVDRPQLTPADIKKLQAAMQEKASAD, from the coding sequence ATGCATTGCCCGAAAGCTGTGTCGGCTCTTACCCTTGGATTGCTCATCTCCACTTCGGCGCTAGCCCAGCAAAACACCGCTGCACCCGGCTCGCCCAGCGCCACGGCAGCGATCGACGGAAGGCAGCTTCCGCCACCCGATCCCAAGTTCGGCGGCGTTATCAAGGACGGCGCCCTGCAATCGAAGCCCTGGTGGCCGCCGCGTGTCGCCCCGCCCAAGGACGCACCGAACGTGCTCCTGATCATCACCGACGACGCCGGCTTCGGCGTGCCGAGCACCTTTGGCGGCGTCATCCCGACGCCGACGATGGACCGCATCGCCAATGAGGGCCTGCGCTACAACCGCGTCTTCTCCACCGCACTTTGCTCGCCGACCCGCGCGGCGCTGATCACCGGACGCAATCACCATTCCGCCGGCTTCGGCGTGATCTCGGAGCAGTCGACCGGCTTCCCCGGTTACAACAGCATCATTGGCAAGGACAAGGCGACGATCGGACGGATCCTGCTCGACAATGGCTACGGCACGTCCTGGTTCGGCAAGGACCACAACACGCCGGTCTACACGGCGAGCCAGGTCGGCCCGTTCGACCAGTGGCCGATCGGCATGGGCTTCGAGTATTTCTACGGCTTCGTCGGAGGCGACGCCAACCAGTGGGAGCCCAATCTCTTCCGCAACACGACGCAGATCTATCCGTTCCAGGGCAAGCCCCCGGGCACCTGGAACCTCGTCACCGCGATGGCGGACGACGCCATCGATTGGATGACACGGATGCACCAGACCGATCCGTCGAAGCCGCTCTTCATCAAATATGCGCCGGGCGCGACGCATGCGCCGCATCACCCGACCAAGGATTGGGTGGACAAGATCAGCGCGATGCACCTGTTCGACGACGGCTACGAGAAGGTGCGCGAGCGCATCCTGGAGAACCAGAAGCGGCTCGGCGTGGTTCCGAAGGACACCAAGCTGGCACCATGGCCCAAGGAAATGCTGAAGCCGTGGGACCAGCTTAGCGCCGATGAGAAGAAACTCTTCATCCGCCAGGTCGAGGTCTTTGCCGCCTACGCCGCTTACAGCGACCACGAGATTGGCCGCGTGATCCAGCAATTCCAGGACCTCGGCAGGCTCGACAACACGCTCGTCATCTACATCAACGGCGACAACGGCACCAGCGCGGAAGGCGGACCGCTCGGCACGCCAAACGAAGTTGCGTTCTTCAACGGCTTGAATGAACTCCCGGTCGATGTACAGATGAAGTTCTACGACGTCTGGGGCACCGAACAGACCTACAACCACATGTCGGCCGGCTGGTCATGGGCATTTGATACCCCGTTCGACTGGTTCAAGCAGAACGCTTCCAGGCTCGGCGGCATCAACCAGAACATGGTGGTGTCATGGCCGGCACGCATCAAGGACAAGGGAGCCTTGCGCGAGCAGTTCGTGCATGTGATCGACGTCGTGCCGACGATCCTCGAGGCCGCCAGTATCCGACCGCCGGAAATGGTGGACGGCATCAAGCAGGCGCCAATCGAAGGCACGAGCTTTGCCTACACCTTCGACAAGGCGAACGCCAAGATCGCGTCCCGCCACAAGACCCAGTACTTCGAGATGATGGGCCAGTGGGCGCTCTATGACGACGGTTGGATGCTGTCCACCAAGGTCAACCGTGCGCCGTGGGAGGCGTTCGGTCCGGCGAACCCGGATCCGCTCAACAACCAGGTCTTCCAGCTCTACAACCTGAACAAGGACTTCAGCCAGACCGACGACATCGCGGCGCAGAACCCGCAAAAGGTAAAGGAGATGCGGCAGAAGTTCGTTGCGGAAGCCAAGAAGTACCAGGTCTTCCCGCTCGATGCTTCCGTCGCGGCCCGCATCGTGGCACCGCGCCCGAACATCACCGCCGGTCGCAAGGAATTCGTGTACACGCGGCCGATGACGGGATTGCCGCAGGGTGACTCGCCCCTGCTGCTCAACGCCTCCTACACGATCACCGCCGACATCGACGTGCCGCAAGGCGGCGCCGAGGGCATGATCCTGACCTCCGGAGGCCGCTTCGCCGGCTATGGCTTCTACCTGCTGCAGGGCAAGCCTGTGTTCCTATGGAACATGGTCGACCTCGAACGCATCAAATGGGAAGGTCCGGATGCACTGTCGCCAGGCCGACATACGGTCGAGTTTGATTTCAAATACGAAGGCATCGGTGCTGGCACGCTGCAGTACAACAACTTCAGCGGCCTGGCACAGCCCGGCACCGGCACGCTGAAGGTAGACGGCAAGGAAGTCGCCACGAAGCGAATGCAGAAGACCCTGCCGATGATCCTGCAGTGGGATGAGAGCTTCGACGTCGGCTCCGACACGCTCACGGGCGTGAACGATGCAGACTACAAGCCCCCATTCCCGTTGACGGCCAAGCTCAACAAACTCACGATCGAGGTCGACCGGCCGCAACTCACGCCCGCGGACATCAAAAAACTGCAGGCGGCGATGCAGGAAAAGGCCAGCGCCGACTGA
- a CDS encoding patatin-like phospholipase family protein, giving the protein MNRSPVLVDLALQGGGSHGAFTWGVLDRLLEEPWFQIAGISGTSAGAMNAAVLADGWTAGGAAGAREALEKYWRSVSRAAAFSPLQRSPLDRLMGRWSLDSSPAYLFTDLMSRMLSPYDLNPLGFNPLRDILNDSIDFERLARAPIKLFITATRVRTGRGRIFRNAEITADVLLASACLPTMFRAIEIDGEPYWDGGYAGNPTITPLVRETDARDTVVVQINPTERPEQPRTAADILNRLNEISFNSPLAKELRMIALLRQVADPGTGEGARWAQMKTHRIKSDMLATFGSSSKLNAEWAFVAKLHEEGRRAAGEFLDAHGADLGERSTADLDILLAEC; this is encoded by the coding sequence ATGAACCGCAGCCCCGTGCTCGTAGACTTGGCGCTTCAAGGTGGGGGATCGCACGGTGCGTTCACGTGGGGTGTCCTGGATCGGCTTCTCGAAGAGCCATGGTTTCAGATTGCGGGCATATCCGGGACATCGGCCGGAGCGATGAACGCAGCCGTGCTGGCGGATGGTTGGACCGCGGGCGGCGCTGCCGGCGCACGCGAAGCGCTTGAAAAATATTGGCGAAGCGTCTCGCGCGCCGCCGCATTCAGTCCGTTGCAACGGTCGCCGCTCGACCGCCTGATGGGACGCTGGTCGCTTGACAGCTCCCCGGCCTATCTCTTCACCGATTTGATGTCGCGGATGCTTTCACCCTACGACCTCAATCCCCTTGGCTTCAATCCGCTCCGCGACATATTGAACGACAGCATCGATTTCGAGCGTCTTGCACGCGCGCCGATCAAGCTCTTCATCACCGCGACACGCGTGCGTACCGGCCGCGGACGGATTTTTCGCAACGCGGAGATTACCGCGGATGTCCTGCTTGCGTCGGCTTGCCTGCCAACGATGTTTCGCGCGATCGAGATCGATGGCGAGCCCTATTGGGACGGCGGCTATGCCGGTAATCCCACGATTACGCCGCTCGTTCGCGAGACCGACGCGCGCGACACCGTCGTCGTCCAGATCAACCCGACCGAGCGTCCAGAGCAGCCGCGCACGGCCGCTGACATTCTCAACCGGCTTAACGAGATCTCATTCAACTCGCCGCTGGCAAAGGAGCTGCGGATGATCGCGTTGCTTCGCCAGGTCGCCGACCCCGGTACCGGGGAGGGCGCCCGCTGGGCGCAGATGAAGACGCACCGGATCAAGAGCGACATGCTTGCGACGTTCGGTTCGTCATCCAAGCTTAATGCCGAATGGGCGTTCGTGGCCAAGCTGCACGAGGAGGGGCGGCGAGCCGCCGGCGAATTCCTCGACGCGCATGGCGCCGATCTCGGTGAGCGTTCGACGGCAGATCTCGATATTCTGCTGGCGGAGTGCTGA
- a CDS encoding GntP family permease encodes MGLLGILVGLGLLVCLAFRGWSVLLLAPLCALVAAAFGGEPLLANWTQTFMGSASEFLAQFFPIFLLGAVFGKLMDDSGAVAAVAGFISRCLGERRIILAVVLAGALVTYGGVSLFVAFFVIVPMAQSLFRSAGIPRRLVPAAVILGTSTFTMSALPGTPSIQNAIPMPFFGTTPFAAPGLGVVASIIMLGVGLWWLLRAEKAAHRAKEGYGDEPPVPADAADDELLRERATTAREFDPAELRHGHHSSAAVPIFNAILPLIVVVAVNLVMSLVVLPRLDFSFLAEQRWGNTSLAAVAGVWSVVVALAGAIVTVILCNWTRLPALRRTMDAGANASVLPALSVASLVGFGAVIASLPAFGVVRDWVLQIEGGPLVSLAVATNILAALTGSASGGLTIALDALGQTYMHLAAEAGIDPGLLHRVAVIGSGTLDILPHNGAVVSLLAICGLKHRESYLDIVMVGIASSVIALVAVIAIGTAFGSF; translated from the coding sequence ATGGGTCTTCTCGGCATTCTCGTCGGGCTTGGACTGCTGGTCTGTCTCGCCTTCCGCGGCTGGAGCGTGCTGCTGCTCGCGCCGCTCTGTGCGCTGGTGGCCGCAGCCTTCGGTGGCGAGCCACTGCTTGCCAACTGGACGCAGACCTTCATGGGTAGTGCGTCGGAGTTTCTCGCGCAGTTCTTTCCTATTTTTCTGCTCGGCGCCGTGTTCGGAAAGCTCATGGACGACAGCGGCGCGGTCGCTGCGGTCGCGGGCTTCATCTCCCGGTGCCTGGGCGAACGCCGGATCATCCTCGCGGTCGTGCTCGCAGGCGCGCTGGTCACCTACGGCGGCGTCAGCCTGTTCGTCGCCTTCTTTGTCATCGTTCCGATGGCGCAGTCGCTGTTTCGCAGCGCGGGGATTCCACGTCGTCTGGTACCGGCGGCAGTCATTCTCGGGACTTCGACCTTCACCATGTCGGCGCTGCCGGGCACGCCGTCGATACAGAATGCGATACCGATGCCTTTCTTCGGCACGACCCCCTTTGCCGCACCGGGCCTCGGCGTTGTCGCATCGATCATCATGCTGGGCGTCGGGCTGTGGTGGCTTCTTCGCGCGGAGAAGGCAGCGCATCGGGCAAAAGAGGGTTATGGCGACGAGCCGCCGGTTCCGGCGGATGCCGCCGACGATGAGCTGTTGCGCGAGCGGGCTACGACGGCGCGAGAATTCGACCCGGCGGAGCTCCGCCACGGACATCACAGCAGCGCCGCCGTCCCGATTTTCAACGCCATCCTTCCCCTGATCGTCGTCGTCGCCGTCAATCTGGTGATGTCGCTGGTTGTGCTGCCTCGGCTTGATTTCTCGTTCCTGGCCGAACAGCGGTGGGGCAATACATCGCTGGCTGCCGTGGCCGGTGTCTGGTCGGTTGTCGTGGCGTTGGCGGGAGCGATCGTGACGGTCATCCTCTGCAACTGGACGCGGCTGCCCGCACTCCGACGAACCATGGATGCGGGTGCCAACGCGTCGGTCCTGCCGGCGCTGAGCGTCGCAAGCCTTGTCGGATTTGGCGCCGTTATCGCCTCGCTTCCCGCTTTCGGCGTGGTGCGGGACTGGGTATTACAAATTGAGGGCGGCCCATTGGTGTCGCTCGCGGTCGCGACGAACATCCTTGCCGCGCTGACGGGGTCGGCTTCCGGCGGCTTGACGATCGCGCTCGATGCGTTGGGCCAGACTTATATGCACCTTGCCGCGGAGGCGGGTATCGACCCCGGCCTCTTGCATCGCGTCGCGGTGATCGGCTCGGGAACACTGGACATTTTGCCTCACAACGGCGCGGTCGTCAGCCTGCTTGCGATCTGTGGGCTCAAGCATCGCGAAAGCTATCTCGACATTGTCATGGTCGGCATTGCGAGTTCAGTTATCGCGCTCGTAGCGGTGATTGCGATCGGCACCGCTTTCGGGTCGTTCTGA
- a CDS encoding LysR family transcriptional regulator: MDTELARTFLTVVSAGNFITAAERLHVSQSTVSTRIHTLEQQLGCVLFVRNKAGTTLTPAGRQFQRHASVLVRTVEQARHDVGIPKGFSATLVVGGRIGLWEEYLLRWLPLMTRAHPDISIRAESALEPELMQGLVEGRIDIGVMYTPQSRPGLKVEQLFEEQLILVSTDPKSAPEPGPGYVYVDWGPEFYARHATLFPNFAGPALTVNIGWLGLQHLLENGGSGFFARRIVEPLLKARRLHAVAGAPGFAMPAYVAYPADSQDDHLARAVETMHRLAASHVNTSADLPRPRPATRRRR; this comes from the coding sequence ATGGATACCGAACTGGCCCGGACGTTCCTGACGGTGGTGAGCGCCGGCAACTTCATCACCGCGGCGGAGCGGCTCCATGTCAGCCAGTCGACCGTCAGCACCCGCATCCACACGCTCGAGCAGCAGCTCGGCTGCGTGCTGTTCGTGCGCAACAAGGCCGGCACCACGCTGACGCCGGCGGGCCGGCAGTTTCAGCGCCACGCCTCGGTGCTGGTCCGCACCGTCGAGCAGGCGCGCCATGACGTCGGAATCCCCAAGGGATTTTCCGCGACGCTGGTGGTCGGCGGCCGCATCGGCCTTTGGGAAGAGTATCTGCTGCGCTGGCTGCCGCTGATGACGCGCGCGCATCCCGACATCTCGATCCGCGCCGAGAGCGCGCTCGAGCCCGAGCTGATGCAGGGGCTGGTCGAGGGACGCATCGATATCGGCGTGATGTACACGCCGCAGAGCCGCCCCGGCCTCAAGGTCGAGCAGCTGTTCGAGGAGCAGCTCATCCTGGTGTCGACCGATCCGAAGAGCGCGCCGGAGCCGGGGCCGGGCTATGTCTATGTCGATTGGGGACCCGAATTCTACGCGCGCCACGCCACGCTGTTTCCGAATTTCGCCGGCCCCGCGCTGACGGTGAACATCGGCTGGCTCGGATTGCAGCATCTCTTGGAGAATGGCGGCTCCGGATTCTTTGCGCGCCGTATCGTGGAGCCGCTCCTGAAGGCGCGGCGGCTGCACGCCGTCGCCGGCGCACCTGGCTTTGCGATGCCGGCCTATGTCGCCTATCCGGCTGACAGCCAGGACGATCATCTGGCGCGCGCGGTCGAGACCATGCATCGGCTCGCCGCGTCGCATGTGAATACGAGCGCGGACCTCCCGCGGCCGAGGCCCGCCACGCGGCGGCGACGCTGA